A part of Sulfurimonas sp. HSL-1716 genomic DNA contains:
- the rsmA gene encoding 16S rRNA (adenine(1518)-N(6)/adenine(1519)-N(6))-dimethyltransferase RsmA, with amino-acid sequence MNSERVEAKKKFGQNFLKDESVLRKIVEAMPNSDRKIVEIGPGLGDLTKFLVNVKSVEAFEVDTDLCKRLNVTFKDEIATKRLRINCGDVLEAWQSTLIDEPYDLVANLPYYIATNIILKALADPMCKSLLVMVQREVALKFAAHTGDKVFSGLSVITQSVGTASIVIDVPPSAFDPMPKVDSAVMLIEKQRDRSDKAFEEMLKTAFSQPRKTLLKNLSSRYDKQRLLEIFEELNLSMTIRPHQLDTTDYHQLYKKI; translated from the coding sequence ATGAATAGTGAACGTGTCGAGGCCAAAAAGAAGTTTGGTCAGAATTTTTTAAAAGATGAGAGCGTTCTTAGAAAAATTGTCGAAGCGATGCCCAACAGTGATCGAAAGATCGTAGAGATTGGACCTGGCTTAGGTGATTTGACTAAATTTTTAGTTAATGTCAAAAGTGTAGAAGCTTTTGAGGTCGATACCGATTTATGCAAGAGACTTAATGTTACATTTAAAGATGAGATCGCTACCAAGCGGCTCCGTATCAACTGCGGAGATGTTTTAGAAGCTTGGCAGAGCACGCTTATTGATGAGCCTTATGATCTGGTGGCGAATTTGCCCTATTATATAGCTACAAACATCATACTCAAGGCACTCGCAGATCCCATGTGTAAGTCTCTTTTAGTTATGGTTCAACGTGAAGTCGCGCTTAAATTCGCGGCTCATACCGGAGATAAAGTCTTTAGTGGACTTAGTGTGATAACGCAGAGCGTGGGAACTGCTTCCATCGTGATCGATGTGCCCCCTTCTGCTTTTGATCCTATGCCCAAAGTAGATTCTGCCGTTATGCTGATAGAAAAGCAGAGAGACAGAAGTGATAAAGCCTTTGAAGAGATGTTGAAGACTGCTTTCTCGCAGCCAAGAAAAACACTCCTTAAAAATCTTTCATCACGCTACGACAAACAAAGACTTTTGGAGATTTTTGAAGAACTGAATCTCTCCATGACCATTCGACCCCATCAGCTCGACACTACCGACTATCACCAACTCTATAAAAAAATATAA
- the hisF gene encoding imidazole glycerol phosphate synthase subunit HisF, which produces MDYFAKRIIPCLDVKDGRVVKGVNFVGLKDAGDPVEVARRYNEEGADELTFLDITASSDNRDTIVDIVAQVAREIFIPLTVGGGIRKLDDIYKLLNVGCDKVSVNSAAVKRPQLIDEGAKRFGSQCIVTAIDVKKTGDKYHVYLNGGRIDTGIDAVEWAKEVVDRGSGEILLTSMDTDGTKAGFELNITEQISKAVNVPVIASGGAGTMEHIKEAFLHGADAALAASIFHYKEIDIMELKHYLHKNGIPVRL; this is translated from the coding sequence ATGGACTACTTTGCAAAACGTATCATCCCATGCCTTGATGTCAAAGACGGCCGCGTCGTAAAAGGCGTGAACTTCGTCGGTTTGAAAGATGCCGGTGACCCCGTCGAAGTGGCACGCCGTTACAACGAAGAGGGTGCGGACGAACTGACATTTTTAGATATTACAGCCTCCAGCGACAACCGCGATACTATCGTGGATATCGTTGCACAGGTCGCCCGCGAGATATTTATTCCCTTGACCGTAGGCGGCGGGATCAGAAAACTAGACGATATCTATAAACTTCTAAACGTCGGATGCGATAAAGTCAGCGTAAACTCTGCGGCGGTAAAACGTCCGCAGCTCATCGACGAAGGTGCGAAAAGATTCGGTTCGCAATGCATCGTAACTGCGATAGACGTTAAAAAAACGGGGGATAAATACCATGTTTATTTAAACGGCGGACGTATCGACACGGGTATCGACGCCGTAGAATGGGCAAAAGAGGTCGTAGACCGCGGAAGCGGAGAGATACTTCTGACTTCGATGGACACAGACGGCACAAAAGCTGGATTCGAACTTAATATCACTGAACAGATAAGTAAAGCCGTAAATGTCCCCGTAATTGCAAGCGGCGGTGCAGGAACAATGGAACATATAAAAGAAGCATTTCTTCACGGTGCGGACGCTGCACTTGCCGCAAGTATCTTTCACTATAAAGAGATAGACATTATGGAACTCAAACACTATCTTCATAAAAACGGTATACCCGTACGCCTATGA
- a CDS encoding purine-nucleoside phosphorylase produces the protein MIICAGNNENFDFATPMGVGLIETAMNITRLCLFDKPEFLLFVGTAGSYGEAKPFEIIESKTAANIELAFLNNDAYTPLDNVISTNTANKKDIIVNSSNYISTNAELAKKFLKLGIGIENMEFFSVLKVAQEFNIPAGGVFCITNYTDKNAHREFLKNHEKAKELLSQHVKKRIKELTEK, from the coding sequence ATGATCATCTGCGCCGGAAACAACGAAAATTTTGATTTCGCAACTCCTATGGGAGTAGGGCTGATAGAAACGGCCATGAATATCACCAGACTTTGCCTTTTTGACAAACCGGAATTTCTGCTTTTTGTAGGAACGGCAGGTAGTTACGGAGAAGCAAAGCCATTTGAGATCATAGAGTCAAAAACGGCTGCTAACATAGAGTTAGCTTTTTTAAATAATGATGCCTATACCCCTTTAGACAATGTGATCTCGACTAACACAGCTAACAAAAAAGATATTATTGTCAACTCCTCGAACTATATCAGCACAAATGCAGAACTTGCAAAAAAATTTCTAAAACTCGGCATAGGCATAGAGAACATGGAGTTTTTTTCCGTCTTAAAAGTGGCGCAAGAGTTCAATATTCCTGCGGGTGGAGTTTTTTGCATCACTAACTATACAGACAAAAATGCTCACCGGGAGTTTTTAAAAAACCATGAAAAAGCAAAAGAGCTCTTAAGTCAGCATGTAAAAAAACGGATAAAGGAACTAACAGAAAAATGA
- the rlmN gene encoding 23S rRNA (adenine(2503)-C(2))-methyltransferase RlmN, with protein MNPLKPSLLDFTKEELAQKIKPAFRAKQIFGWIYHNYVESFDEMQNIPKSLREELAQNYVINPLKIANKEISSDGTIKYLFELQDGKTVETVWLKMKETLSDEAGNIIQEAKYTVCVSSQVGCKVGCSFCLTAKGGFTRDLTAGEIVAQVLAVKKDNDHAHNRRVNIVYMGMGEPLDNLDNLAKAIRILQDEEGLSISGKRQTVSTSGLSNKIDKLGEMDLGVHIAISLHAVDDELRTELIPMNKAHNISSIIEAVKRFPIDTRKRVMFEYLVIKNKNDDIASAKKLVKLLSGIKAKVNLIYFNPYPGTDYKRPDKEDMIKFQEYLVNHGLLCTIRDSKGIDISAACGQLKEKQLHQ; from the coding sequence ATGAATCCTTTAAAACCGTCGCTGCTGGATTTTACCAAAGAGGAGCTGGCACAGAAGATAAAACCGGCTTTTCGCGCAAAACAGATATTTGGCTGGATATACCATAACTATGTCGAGAGTTTTGACGAGATGCAAAACATCCCAAAATCGCTTCGTGAGGAGCTTGCGCAAAACTATGTGATAAACCCTCTAAAAATTGCAAACAAAGAGATCTCTTCAGACGGAACTATAAAATACCTTTTTGAACTTCAAGACGGCAAAACCGTAGAAACCGTATGGCTAAAGATGAAAGAAACGCTTTCTGATGAAGCTGGAAATATCATACAAGAAGCAAAATATACCGTCTGTGTCTCGAGTCAGGTAGGATGTAAAGTTGGATGCAGCTTCTGTCTTACGGCAAAAGGCGGGTTTACAAGAGACTTGACTGCGGGTGAGATCGTCGCACAGGTCCTCGCCGTAAAAAAAGACAATGACCATGCGCACAACAGAAGAGTAAACATAGTCTATATGGGTATGGGCGAACCGCTTGACAATCTCGATAATCTTGCAAAAGCGATACGCATTCTCCAAGACGAAGAGGGGCTTTCTATCTCCGGCAAGCGCCAGACAGTTTCGACAAGCGGTTTAAGCAACAAAATAGACAAACTCGGCGAGATGGATCTGGGCGTCCATATAGCCATATCTCTTCATGCCGTCGACGATGAGTTGCGAACGGAGCTCATACCGATGAACAAAGCTCACAACATCTCTTCTATAATAGAAGCGGTCAAACGCTTTCCGATCGATACAAGAAAAAGAGTCATGTTCGAATACCTCGTTATCAAAAATAAAAACGATGATATAGCATCTGCAAAGAAACTTGTAAAACTGCTCAGCGGCATAAAAGCAAAAGTGAACCTTATCTATTTCAATCCCTATCCGGGAACCGACTATAAACGCCCCGATAAAGAAGATATGATCAAGTTTCAAGAATATCTTGTAAATCATGGGCTGCTATGCACTATACGTGACTCAAAAGGCATAGATATAAGTGCAGCTTGCGGACAACTAAAAGAAAAACAGCTACATCAATAA
- the fliI gene encoding flagellar protein export ATPase FliI, translated as MPFKSLKSKLSSKNYSTSFGEVIKINANVITARGLHVSIGDMVRIISSSSDLETTGMVTEIDDAVFYITPFSFVEGFCSQDKVYQDSNGMNIPVSEALLGRVVDPFMKPIDGKGQVKSDRLNPIIKSPIEAMKRGMINEVFSVGVKTIDGFLTCGKGQKLGIFAGSGVGKSTLMGMIVRGSQAPIKVVALIGERGREVPEFIEKNLGGNLENTVIVVATSDDSPLMRKYGAFSAMSVAEYFKDMGHDVLFIMDSVTRFAMAQREIGLALGEPPTSKGYPPSSLTLLPQLMERAGKEEGKGSITAFFTVLTEGDDMSDPIADQSRSILDGHIVLSRELTDFGIYPPINILNSASRVMTDIIEEDHFKAAIKFRRLYTLLQENETLIRIGAYTKGSDKELDEAIAKKETMEAFMSQKAANQSEFDKTVEELIVLMK; from the coding sequence ATGCCCTTTAAATCACTTAAATCGAAACTCTCTTCAAAAAACTACTCTACCTCATTTGGAGAGGTCATCAAGATAAATGCCAATGTTATCACGGCAAGAGGGCTGCATGTAAGCATCGGAGATATGGTCCGTATCATCTCAAGCAGTTCCGATCTGGAAACTACCGGAATGGTGACAGAGATAGACGATGCCGTTTTTTATATTACCCCTTTTAGTTTTGTTGAGGGATTTTGTTCGCAGGATAAGGTGTATCAAGACTCAAACGGTATGAACATACCGGTCAGCGAAGCGCTTTTGGGGCGTGTCGTCGATCCGTTTATGAAACCCATAGACGGCAAAGGTCAGGTAAAGTCGGATAGATTGAACCCTATCATCAAATCTCCTATAGAAGCGATGAAACGCGGAATGATAAATGAGGTATTTAGTGTCGGCGTGAAAACGATAGACGGCTTTTTGACATGCGGAAAAGGGCAGAAACTCGGTATCTTTGCGGGAAGCGGTGTCGGTAAATCGACGTTGATGGGAATGATCGTGCGGGGAAGCCAGGCGCCCATAAAAGTTGTAGCGCTCATCGGAGAACGCGGACGCGAAGTTCCCGAATTCATAGAGAAAAATCTCGGTGGGAACCTGGAGAACACCGTAATCGTCGTAGCGACTTCGGATGATTCTCCTTTGATGCGTAAGTACGGAGCATTTTCGGCTATGAGCGTTGCGGAATATTTTAAAGATATGGGGCATGACGTGCTTTTCATCATGGATTCCGTCACCCGTTTTGCGATGGCTCAGCGCGAAATAGGTCTGGCTCTTGGTGAACCGCCTACCTCAAAAGGGTATCCGCCTTCATCTTTAACACTTTTGCCGCAGCTGATGGAAAGGGCAGGAAAAGAGGAGGGCAAAGGCTCTATTACCGCCTTTTTCACGGTGCTTACGGAAGGCGACGATATGAGCGATCCCATCGCCGATCAATCGCGTTCTATTTTAGACGGGCATATCGTACTTTCCCGCGAGCTTACGGACTTTGGTATCTATCCTCCTATAAACATACTCAATTCGGCATCGAGGGTCATGACGGATATCATCGAAGAGGATCATTTTAAAGCGGCAATAAAGTTCAGACGTCTTTACACTCTGCTTCAGGAAAATGAAACGCTTATACGTATCGGCGCCTATACAAAAGGTAGTGACAAAGAACTGGACGAGGCTATTGCAAAAAAAGAGACCATGGAGGCGTTCATGAGCCAAAAAGCCGCGAATCAAAGTGAGTTTGACAAAACGGTTGAAGAGCTTATTGTCCTAATGAAGTAG
- a CDS encoding ribonuclease J codes for MSEASEGAQGIPAKTEKKPNNNQNRRSNNQNRSRGSKSNANASQSSSQSRNNANSNNSRNRRRNAPAPIDSVLKEFVSKNQDIHKQRLNPHYKLNLNSTDKIRITPLGGLGEIGGNITVFETEKEAILIDVGMSFPDEDMHGVDILVPDFSYIREIKNKIVGVIITHAHEDHIGAVPYLYKEMQFPIYGTPLPLAMIGNKFDEHHLKEFRRYFNPVEKRKVYRIGNDFDIEWMHMTHSIIDSSSLAITTSAGTIIHTGDFKIDHTPVDGYTADLHRLAYYGEKGVLCLLSDSTNSYNTTPTPSELTVAPGFDRIFAKAEGRIIMSTFSSNIHRVFQAIQYGMKYGRKVCVIGRSMERNLEVCMQYDYIKLPKNIFVDADEASRMSDKDILIVTTGSQGEPSSALFRMSIGEHRHIKIKPTDLVVLSARAIPGNEGSISTMLNHLQRAGAKVATDRDIHVSGHASMEEQKLMLRLVNPKFFLPVHGEYNHIMKHKETAIMCGVPERNILLMNDGDCIEVGPKFMRKAKTVRTGKTYIDNQNNHQIEDDIVMDRQKLAQEGIVMIVAQVNESNSKMIAKPRVTTFGLVADKQDKAFAAEMEDVLEHFLINMKEGLIQNPRALENDLRQVVRKHIYRKMKKYPLIVPTVFIM; via the coding sequence ATGAGTGAAGCCAGTGAAGGTGCGCAGGGCATACCTGCGAAAACAGAAAAAAAACCAAACAATAATCAAAACAGAAGATCAAATAATCAAAACCGCAGCAGAGGTTCTAAAAGCAATGCAAACGCTTCTCAGAGCTCTTCCCAGTCCCGCAATAATGCTAACAGCAATAACAGCCGTAATCGCCGCCGCAATGCTCCAGCCCCGATAGACTCGGTCTTAAAAGAGTTTGTAAGCAAAAATCAGGATATTCACAAACAGCGTTTGAATCCTCACTATAAACTAAACTTGAACAGTACGGACAAGATTCGCATAACTCCGCTTGGCGGACTCGGCGAGATCGGCGGGAACATTACCGTTTTTGAAACAGAGAAAGAAGCGATCCTCATCGATGTGGGAATGAGCTTTCCGGACGAGGACATGCATGGCGTCGATATTTTGGTCCCTGATTTCTCATATATCAGAGAGATAAAAAATAAAATTGTCGGTGTGATCATTACCCATGCCCACGAAGATCATATCGGTGCCGTACCCTATCTGTATAAAGAGATGCAGTTCCCTATTTACGGAACACCGCTTCCCCTTGCGATGATAGGCAATAAGTTCGACGAACATCATCTAAAAGAGTTCAGAAGATACTTCAATCCCGTCGAAAAACGTAAAGTGTACAGAATAGGAAACGATTTTGATATAGAGTGGATGCATATGACCCACTCCATCATCGATTCATCATCGTTGGCTATCACTACAAGTGCCGGAACTATTATCCATACGGGTGACTTCAAGATAGATCATACTCCTGTCGACGGTTATACGGCGGATCTTCACCGCCTTGCATATTACGGAGAGAAGGGTGTTTTATGTTTGTTAAGCGACTCGACAAACTCTTATAACACGACGCCGACACCGAGTGAACTGACGGTTGCTCCGGGATTTGATCGTATATTCGCCAAAGCTGAGGGACGCATCATCATGTCGACGTTCAGCTCGAATATCCACCGTGTATTTCAAGCGATCCAGTATGGAATGAAATATGGACGCAAGGTGTGTGTGATCGGCCGTTCTATGGAAAGAAACCTGGAAGTGTGTATGCAGTACGATTACATAAAACTGCCTAAAAACATCTTTGTAGATGCGGATGAGGCAAGCCGTATGAGCGATAAGGACATCCTTATCGTCACGACGGGTTCACAAGGCGAGCCGAGCAGTGCACTCTTTAGAATGTCGATAGGCGAACACAGACATATCAAGATAAAGCCTACCGACCTTGTTGTGCTCTCGGCCCGTGCGATCCCGGGTAACGAAGGTTCTATCTCGACCATGCTGAACCATCTTCAGCGTGCAGGTGCAAAAGTGGCAACGGACAGAGATATCCACGTTTCCGGACATGCGAGTATGGAGGAGCAAAAGCTTATGCTTCGTCTGGTGAATCCTAAGTTCTTCCTGCCGGTTCACGGTGAGTACAACCATATCATGAAGCACAAAGAGACAGCCATCATGTGCGGGGTTCCGGAGCGCAATATCCTTCTTATGAACGACGGTGACTGTATCGAAGTGGGTCCTAAGTTTATGCGTAAAGCAAAAACCGTTAGAACCGGAAAAACATATATCGACAATCAAAACAACCATCAGATCGAAGACGATATCGTTATGGATCGTCAAAAACTGGCTCAAGAGGGTATCGTAATGATCGTCGCTCAAGTCAATGAAAGCAACTCTAAGATGATAGCAAAACCGAGAGTCACGACATTCGGTCTGGTAGCAGATAAGCAGGATAAAGCTTTTGCCGCGGAGATGGAAGATGTCTTGGAACATTTCCTCATCAATATGAAAGAGGGGCTGATCCAAAATCCTAGAGCTTTGGAAAACGACTTGCGTCAAGTTGTCAGAAAGCATATTTATCGTAAAATGAAAAAGTATCCGTTGATCGTTCCTACCGTATTTATTATGTAA
- the folE gene encoding GTP cyclohydrolase I FolE, with protein MSKKQDKEFEEAVRLIIQSVGENPLREGLLKTPERVRKAYEFMYGGYKEDANEILNSALFTSSNDEMVVIKDIEVYSTCEHHLLPIIGRAHVAYIPDGKVVGLSKIPRVVNVFARRMQIQEQLTEQIADAIMQTIKPKGVAVVIQARHMCMEMRGVEKINSTTTSSALRGLFKSDEKTRAEFFSLINAPIGNRY; from the coding sequence TTGAGCAAGAAGCAAGACAAAGAGTTTGAAGAAGCCGTAAGACTTATCATACAAAGCGTGGGTGAAAACCCTTTGCGCGAAGGGCTTTTAAAGACGCCGGAGCGTGTTCGAAAGGCATATGAATTTATGTATGGCGGATATAAAGAGGACGCCAACGAGATACTCAACTCCGCACTCTTTACAAGCAGTAACGATGAGATGGTGGTCATTAAAGATATAGAGGTTTATTCTACATGCGAACATCATCTTCTTCCTATCATCGGCCGAGCTCATGTTGCTTATATACCAGACGGGAAGGTTGTGGGGCTTTCAAAGATACCCCGAGTGGTGAACGTGTTTGCACGCCGGATGCAGATACAAGAGCAGTTGACCGAACAGATCGCAGATGCTATCATGCAGACCATCAAGCCAAAAGGTGTAGCCGTCGTCATTCAGGCCCGTCACATGTGTATGGAGATGCGCGGAGTGGAAAAGATAAACTCCACGACGACATCAAGCGCGCTCAGAGGACTTTTCAAAAGTGATGAGAAGACCCGTGCGGAGTTTTTCTCTCTCATCAATGCGCCTATCGGAAATCGCTACTAA